A genome region from Oncorhynchus kisutch isolate 150728-3 unplaced genomic scaffold, Okis_V2 scaffold1260, whole genome shotgun sequence includes the following:
- the LOC116365522 gene encoding type-2 ice-structuring protein-like → MANYVNKQVIELNEVTEENRNRLSRSVKTETHLSDGRLRLYRLAAVCFGVLCVLQVTLNIFLRLDFFHSNREREQLNGCYNTTGLAQVGDQPDTSTIMDLCTERDQCRMNRNQLERERDKEKMDKKQLLERYTALTTERDRLRKRVSLLTNEKVVLSICGTGRVVEGSGMAVQTMRTVLKCPKRWRMLGSSCYFLSTERKTWEECKLDCLARGADLVIINSRQEQKLLYQLHGDADLLVWIGLTDTVNEGTWKWVDGTPLTTSYWKSGKPDHGGTNNKDCVEVNHRDNVLANWNDAPCSHMLHWICEKLQK, encoded by the exons ATGGCAAACTACGTCAACAAACAGGTGATTGAATTGAATGAAGTTACTGAAGAAAACCGGAACAGATTATCGAGGAGCGTGAAGACTGAGACCCATCTCTCAG ATGGAAGACTAAGACTCTACAGGCTGGCTGCTGTGTGTTTTGGAGTGCTGTGTGTTCTACAAGTCACTCTCAACATCTTCCTGAGACTGGATTTCT TccactccaacagagagagagagcagttaaaCGGCTGTTACAACACCACTGGCTTGGCGCAGGTTGGAGACCAGCCAGATACCAGTACTATCATGGATCTgtgtacagagagagaccagtgccGGATGAACAGAAaccagctagagagggagagagacaaagagaaaatgGACAAAAAACAGTTACTGGAGCGTTACACTGCCCTGACTACAGAACGGGACAGGTTGAGAAAAAGGGTCAGTCTTCTGACCAATGAGAAGGTGGTGCTCTCTATCTGTG GTACTGGaagagtggtggaagggagtggcaTGGCAGTCCAAACGATGAGGACTGTGTTAAAGTGTCCTAAACGATGGAGGATGTTGGGATCCAGCTGTTACTTCCTGTCTACTGAGAGGAAAACCTGGGAGGAGTGCAAACTGGATTGTCTGGCGAGAGGAGCAGACCTGGTGATCATAAACAGCAGACAGGaacag AAGTTGTTGTACCAGCTGCATGGTGATGCAGATCTCCTGGTCTGGATTGGTCTGACTGACACCGTTAATGAGGGGACCTGGAAATGGGTGGACGGCACACCACTGACCACATC GTACTGGAAGAGTGGTAAACCGGACCATGGTGGTACCAACAacaaggattgtgtcgaggtcaACCATCGGGACAACGTTTTGGCCAACTGGAACGATGCACCATGCAGCCACATGCTGCATTGGATCTGTGAGAAATTACAGAAATAG
- the LOC116365521 gene encoding CD209 antigen-like protein A: MLRDRVSVLTNEKVALEKRLSVSELNICPKICNCCPEGWMLLGSSCYFLSTQQKTWEQSRLDCLNRGADLMIINSKEEQKFLCGLNKIVWIGLTDSVTGRTRKWMHGTPLTTASYWRSGGPYGGGVENCVVVRYWSSGYRKGWDYQCSNPQFWICEKGLL; this comes from the exons ATGTTGAGAGACAGGGTCAGTGTTCTGACCAATGAGAAGGTGGCGCTGGAGAAGAGGCTCTCTGTGAGTG AGCTAAATATTTGTCCGAAAATCTGCAATTGTTGTCCGGAGGGTTGGATGCTGTTGGGATCCAGCTGTTACTTCCTGTCGACTCAGCAGAAAACCTGGGAACAGAGCAGACTGGACTGTCTGAACAGAGGAGCAGACCTGATGATCATAAACAGCAAGGAGGaacaa AAGTTTCTCTGTGGCCTCAACAAGATTGTCTGGATTGGTCTGACTGACTCCGTTACTGGGAGGACACGGAAATGGATGCATGGCACACCACTGACCACGGCAAG CtattggaggagtggaggcccttatggtggtggagtggagaactGTGTGGTTGTACGTTACTGGTCATCAGGATACAGAAAAGGGTGGGACTATCAGTGTTCAAATCCACAGTTCTGGATCTGTGAAAAAGGCCTCTTGTAG